DNA sequence from the Parambassis ranga chromosome 1, fParRan2.1, whole genome shotgun sequence genome:
CTgaattaaatttaattaaaagatcCATCCCTTAATAAAGGGTTTAGCTGCCATGAATGACATAATAGTGCCACTTCAGTTCAGTAGCTGTTTGTTTAGACAGGCCTGCCTCAGCCCCACTTACACACCTCGAGTCTGGCACTGCTAAGATGGTATCGATCTCTCCATGATGGGAAGATGAAAAAGGTTGTCTAGCCTGAGTACTGAGAGAAGGGCTCCAGAAAAAGGAGCAGTTGCCCTTGACTTAGTGCGCTTGGCCCTCAGTTTGATTTTTGATGTAGTTGGGGTGGCTGAAAAAGCATTGGTGTAACTATTAAGAGCCCAGTTTCAATTTGTGATTCATTTGTCTTATCCATCAGAGTTTCACttggcttcacacacacaattttattAGACAGTGAGTATTATTTGTGTGAAATAATTTTGTGAGATGTTTCCTACCTTCCAGTCACTACTGTCCTGGGAGGTGTATGTGTCAATCAGTGAGCTGTGGACACAATACAAAGAATCACTACTTCATCTCAGCTTGATTTCACTATTCTTATTACACTCTCAGTTTGAAGCTGTTATGTATGTGACTGTAGTTAACTTGATACATTGGGATGCAAGCAGTGGATCAAGACTCAGTTAGATCATTGTGTCTCCACTAAACAAAAGGTTGAATGTCATGAGAATGAATTAGTTGAGAAAACCCATGTGCAGGTCTGTGCTTTTAGCAACAcaaccctctctgtgtgtggatcATACCTAACAGAGGTGTGTGCACTGCTGTAAATGTCAGATTTGCAACGGCTGAACGATCGCCAGTCCACTGCGGAGACTGGCAGCTGAAAATGATAGAGGAGAACACCATGAGTGACCCAAACACATACGTACGTTGAGCTGTTTAACTCAGTGTTAATCTTTAAGTTACTTTCTGCAGCTCATTTCCTTGAAGACAATTGGTGCAGACGGTGCAGGTGTCATTTGAGGTGAGGTAGGTCCTCACGTCAACCAAGTAGGCTCCTTTTCTCTGCAGGGTGACCACATCGAAGCCCTCACCCACCAGGTTGTGTCCTGGCACGAAGGGTGCAGACCTGCACTGGCTGCTGGTCCCAATCTGACAGGTCAGAACAGGGGAGGAGAGGTATGACAGAAAGAGGAGTAGGCCCAGGGAGAGAGGGGGTGAAGCTGGAAAGCACAGCATGGCTGGAGACCGAGAgtctgacagagacagacagagaaagggaCACAACTGATCAGCTGATTATTAATGAAGGAACAACAAAAAGAGACTGTTTATCGCATCTATCGCACagcctctccatctctctctcgtCTTTGTGGCGACCATAAAGCTACAGGTTCTTCCTGGTCCACAGTGAAATTTGGATGCCCTCTAGTGGGCACTGAATTTTAATTACTAAATGTTTATATGACACATTTTCTGTGCGTCATCACAAACTCAGTTTGTggcatatttatttatgtctttaGTAGTAAAGCGTAGTATTCAGACTGACCCTGTAATGGATGACAAACAGTGTGGAAGTACCTAGATGCCAGCCTTTACCCTCAAAGTGCAGTTTGCACAGTGCCACCCAAAGTAACAGCTCATTGAAGTCTGAATTTTATCCTGCTGTGTGATAAAAGATTGTAATCACAGTTTTATGAGCTTTTCCATTATAAACAATATAGCAGCTATATAGCAGCTATAGCACCTGTGATTGACCGCCAGTAAATCACAAACAGAattgtttctctctgctgtgaagTTCCTGGAATTGCCTATTGCACAATACACGCATCGATCTCATGTGAGGACTTAGTTACACGTAGATATCTACACATAAGAGGAAAGAGAAATGCACAATAGAAATGGACACATAAATGTCATGCAAACAAAGACTGTACCTGTACACATCCACACATCAAACGTCACAAATACGAGCTGCAGGAGCACGAGCATGTCACACTGATGAGCTCTAGAGCCTCACCATACAACTGAGTGTAGAACTAATAACGAAACAGAGGAACCAGAAATATTTTGCACATCTGTTTCCATTATTATTCCTGTATGGGAGCCTAAATCACACTATCCTCCAAATCCTGCAGTAGTGCATTCCTGTTGAACTGATCTCTTCTATAAAGAAGTTATGTAACACTTTAACAAGTTTCTACCTGTTCAGAATGTCAAAATAAAGTTGCAGCTGTTGCTCCACTGTCAATAATCCAAATCACAAACCAGAACAAAGCGATGCAGCAAGGTTTGATCAGAGAATGGTGGAGGACGGCTATTAatacaagaaaaacaagatAAAGAGGGAGATAaggatggtaaaaaaaataaagtgggATTGGTCATCCAGGATTAAGGAAATGGCATTGGATTAGTTTTAACAACTATGGTATATAATCAATCAATGAACAGAGAGCTGCTATTTGATGTTGAATTCATTTCCTCAATAAAGCTAAGTAACTAACATGGAAAAAGATAGTAGACAATCACCCATATATTGCTTCAGGTTGTTTTAGTTAACTGTGAAACACATAGAGctatttttcagttttattctAACTCATTCACACAGACTTTACATGCCTACCACATACATGCATGAAGTTGTCATGACATTTTCAACCAGTAAAACAAGCACTTCCATCTTTGTGTCACCAGCACATATGCTTACATCTAAAGCCAAGAGGCTGCTGAGACcaatatttatttagatattatCCACCAAAAAAAGTGGATAATCACAGCTGCAGTTAAGTCCCCTACCAGACACATGGTTCTAAAGAACTACCGAGTTTGAGTTCTTGGTGTGTAACACCACATTTTTTCAGGATAGAGTCATATTTTTCCAACATTCATAACAATTCCTAATGGCTACACTGCTTTCAATGTGTAAAAATTACTTTAACGTTTAGAGCTTACTTGAACAAACTAGAcctaaatgtgcacacacacaccttccttttTTCTACCCTCTGTCATGTTACAGATTGATTTCAGTCTGTGTTTAATGACTGAATGCAATGAAAAATCAtactaacacaaacacagagaaatgatgaacaaacacatgactacaaaaaaagattttctttttatttatgccCCAATGACAATTCATCTTAACAATCTGCTTTTAAAAGCTTGTTAAAACCTGCAAGCTTCCAATGGTGCCATCTTAGCAAGGAGAGAACCCATGCACTTTTAAAGATTAAGGattatgaaaacaaacaatactATTTGCAAATGAACAGAAACATTAGAATATCAGTGTTTTCTCCAACTGCAGGTATCTGTAATGTCTAGCGGGTATTTTAAATATCTTAAATCTATTCACCAAAACAATAATCCTGCTAGAGGAGTTGCTTTGGCACATACAGTAGAAACGGAAAAGCTAACAggaaaaaatacagtaaatggTCCTTTTTTTTTGAAAACATGCACATACCAATAACAAGCTTTCTTCGCTCAAGTGAAAGGGTTCCACAGAGCTGTCACCTCACACAGgcactcatgttttttttatagaatGGCATTTAATAAAAGCTTGAGGTCTTTAAGGAATAATAACCTGGAACACTCCTTGATTTTCAGTGTAACGAAATGATTTATAATGCAATGCAAGTGTTGTTTACTGGGTGATGCGTGTCATTAAACCATAGACTTGGTTGGGTTGgactgagtgtgagtgtgtgtttaaggaGGAAGTACAGTGTGTGCCGTCCCTCCTTTCAACCAGTGCGGAGGATGATGTGGACTCCAGAGTCAGTAAAAACAGGGCCGCTCATATCTCCCACTTTGAGGGCAAAGGATGCGTCTTCGAAAGGCTTCTGCATTTGACctgaaatgaaaatattttgaGCACATTATTACTATGCTAGAGTTTCACTTATCTTGGGTATGTCATTCTGACTAAATTCAGATCAAACTGGAGGGTTGCCACCACAGTGCTGGGAAAAGAGAGCAGTGATGCCGGAAATaatgatgaaaataaaaagcaacacaatgaaaacattcattttGGTGGAGTAAATTAATACAAATACAATACTACAAACAACAAGCCATTACAGGTTATTAAACCTCCTGCTTTAAGAGTCTTATTTAAACATGTGGAACCGATGTCAGCCTGTGATGCCATACCTCTGCCAAAGAGTCCCAGATCTCCTCCATTCTTAGCTGAGCTGCAGTCACTGAACTGAGAAGCCAGGGACTCAAACGACTCATCTCCAGACTTGATCTTTTCTATGTATTCtgcatagaaaaaaaagagacatcaCATGGTATTGATCAGATTTCATCACGTCCCCTCACCCTCTCTGCTCAGTCCTGCCCTTACTTACTCTGAATGAGCTCCAGGGCCTCATCTTTACTTCGTGTAATATTCTGATCCCGCCAGGAAGATGGACGACGTGACTGATTATGCTTCACCAGGAGGTGTGAGCAGCGGACCTTTACAGAAAAACATACTGCTCAGCATCAGCACAATCAGACG
Encoded proteins:
- the pin1 gene encoding peptidyl-prolyl cis-trans isomerase NIMA-interacting 1 is translated as MADEENLPAGWEKRMSRSSGKVYYFNHITNASQWERPVGDGRGEPDKVRCSHLLVKHNQSRRPSSWRDQNITRSKDEALELIQKYIEKIKSGDESFESLASQFSDCSSAKNGGDLGLFGRGQMQKPFEDASFALKVGDMSGPVFTDSGVHIILRTG